The following DNA comes from Pseudomonas marginalis.
CCACGACTGTTTCAGGTTGTCGCTCGGAACGCGGCTGACTAACCTCTGCGCCGTCGCTGCCAATTCAGCGACCGGATTTGACCGTCCGGCCTTGTTAACGAACTGCTACGCCCTGCACCTATCCCAGGCGTTTTTTTTGTGCCTGAGGTATCGTGTCGCGGCAGTTGTGCGCGGGATACTTTCGGGTATGCCGGGTTCGTTGACAACCGGTCGGTCAACCCGCGTACAGCTGCCACCCTCTTCGTTTGACCGCGAACGCTGGCGGCTCCACTTGTCGACGGAGTTCCACCATGATTAAAGACACCCCAAATCCTCCAGATAAACTCTTCACCGTGCGCCCCGACCTGGGCACGGAAACCCTGCTGGTCAACGCCTCCCAGGATCTATCCTCCATCACCGATATCGCCACGCACCTGGCCTTTGAAATCGACGGAGCACAACGCAATGTGGCGTTGGGCATCTGCCGAATGCTGGAAGGTGTGCAACTGTTGGTAGACAAAGCACTGGATGACGCCCATCCAGCGGCATGACACCCAGATCATCGTTCCCA
Coding sequences within:
- a CDS encoding DUF6124 family protein, which codes for MIKDTPNPPDKLFTVRPDLGTETLLVNASQDLSSITDIATHLAFEIDGAQRNVALGICRMLEGVQLLVDKALDDAHPAA